A segment of the Siphonobacter curvatus genome:
CAAGCGGACTGACCGAGGAGGGACGTAACTTATTGAAAGAATACACGGTTGAAGCCGTCAAGGAAGATAAAGATTGGTTAGAACATTATCAGCAGATGAATCCAGAACCGGAAAAGTGGATCAAGTTTTGGGAGGACAATCAGAAAATGTGGGCCAGGGAGATTAAAATCCCAGACGATAAACTCACCGCCATCCACGTACCGGTATTACTCATTCGTGGGGACAGAGACCTCATTAAACTGGAACACACGATAGCCATGTATAAAGCACTCCGCTATGGACAATTATGTGTGTATCCGAATGTAGGACACGAAATGCCCGAGGAGAAAGGATCAATACTGGCTGGGATCGCGATTGATTTTCTGAATCAAAGAAACGCTCCTAACTAAGGGGCTTTTGAAATGACACTCCAGGGTGGAAACGCTATTCATAGGATCGGCCCAAGGGTGAAGCACTCTTTTCGAAGCAAACTAAGTTTCAAAGGTCCGTAAGGAAAATAGAATGCGGTCTTTTGTGGTTGTTTAGGTACGAAGAAGTGGCCATTTCCCCGTACCTAAATTCCCCGTAACTCCGTGATTTCACCCAGTGTATTAGGGCTATAAGTTACAGTACTGCTTTCCTTTCATAGTACGGCATCAATGGCAGTAGCGTACTCGGCAGGATATTGCATCCCCCAAACTATTGTTCTAAGTAATCCCTTGCAAAGGCTACCCAATCCTTGATTGATGGATCTAAATACACATCGGGCTGAATACCAATGTTATCAATGGGATAGTCTGGCAACCGTAAGGCTCGATACGTGGGCATGAATAATTGAAAGGGAGGGCAATCAAAGTCAATTAGAAAGGCATTTCCGTAATCCAAGGCCCCATAGCTGGGGGTGCCTAGTACCTTGACTTTTTTACTTTGCTTGGCAATAAATAAAAAATATTCCGCCGAACTGCCGGTGCCTTTGTTGGCAAGAATAATAATCTGCTGAGGACTTTTAAGAGCTACGGTTAGGGTATCAATAAAAAAAGATTTTCCGGTACTGGTAAAGTTTACAAACCTTCCCAAATTTGCCTTTAATGTCTGAATCTGTTGATCGATTTTCTGCGTTGGCGTATCCTTACCCAGGCTTTTTTTATACGTTTCTAAATTATTAATATACGTTTGAGTAGCCAGGAATTCGACTCCTGTATGGCGTATAAACTTTCCTGAAATGTAGGGGAGTAGTTTTTGATAGGCATCCGTAGTTCCGCCGGGATTGCCCCGCAGGTCAATGATCAGATTTTGACTAGATTCCAGTAAGGCAGTATGCTCAGTAAGCAGCTGGTTGATCGTCTCTACATGCTGGTACTCAAAACTGGGTAGTCTTAAGACTGAGGTCTTTGCTGATACTTTTTTGAAGTAAAAGCCTTCCAGTTCTTTGCGACGGCTTTCGATCTGGCCGTTGTCGATGCGGGGTTTGGGAGTTTGTTTAGTTAAGACCACCTGGATCTGCTCTAAAAA
Coding sequences within it:
- a CDS encoding S41 family peptidase, with protein sequence MKPLLYLSAFFVLLVLPLQAQPLQCPCTQALQKLVLKVEREYPGFSSKTKDTSLYQSLKQTLHKQAKGRDAKGCPSVLKTYTDFFKDPHLWVGANGTPFVAATTTFSEKLTIDLKEFEKDLQTTPDSVEGIYTMPGYKVGLKKTPANEYIGFILESASNAWKPKDIKFKLLANGSFTYALMDRSIQKGQYQSFYGALLFLEQIQVVLTKQTPKPRIDNGQIESRRKELEGFYFKKVSAKTSVLRLPSFEYQHVETINQLLTEHTALLESSQNLIIDLRGNPGGTTDAYQKLLPYISGKFIRHTGVEFLATQTYINNLETYKKSLGKDTPTQKIDQQIQTLKANLGRFVNFTSTGKSFFIDTLTVALKSPQQIIILANKGTGSSAEYFLFIAKQSKKVKVLGTPSYGALDYGNAFLIDFDCPPFQLFMPTYRALRLPDYPIDNIGIQPDVYLDPSIKDWVAFARDYLEQ